One segment of Onychomys torridus chromosome 3, mOncTor1.1, whole genome shotgun sequence DNA contains the following:
- the Mest gene encoding mesoderm-specific transcript homolog protein isoform X1, which produces MVRRERLRRMREWWVQVGLLAVPLLAAYLHIPPPQLSPALHSWKTSGKFFTYKGLRIFYQDSAGVVGSPEIVVLLHGFPTSSYDWYKIWEGLTLRFHRVIALDFLGFGFSDKPRPHQYSIFEQASIVESLLRHLGLQNRRINLLSHDYGDIVAQELLYRYKQNRSGRLTIKSLCLSNGGIFPETHRPLLLQKLLKDGGVLSPVLTRLMNFFVFSRGLTPVFGPYTRPSESELWDMWAGIRNNDGNLVIDSLLQYINQRQKFRRRWVGALASVTIPIHFIYGPLDPINPYPEFLELYRKTLPRSTVSILDDHISHYPQLEDPMGFLNAYMGFINSF; this is translated from the exons ATGGTGCGCCGAGAACGCTTGCGCAG GATGAGGGAGTGGTGGGTCCAAGTGGGGCTACTGGCCGTGCCCTTGCTGGCTGCGTACCTGCACATCCCACCTCCTCAGCTCTCCCCTGCTCTGCACTCATGGAAGACATCGGGCAAGTTTTTCACCTACAAGGGACTTCGCATCTTCTATCAAG aCTCCGCTGGTGTTGTTGGAAGCCCTGAGATAGTTGTGCTTTTACATGGTTTTCCAACATCCAGCTACGACTGGTACAAG ATCTGGGAAGGTCTGACTCTGAGGTTTCATCGAGTGATTGCCCTTGACTTCTTAGGCTTTGGCTTCAGTGACAAACCG CGACCACATCAGTATTCCATATTTGAGCAAGCTAGCATTGTGGAGTCCCTTCTTCGTCACCTGGGACTCCAGAACCGCAGAATCAACCTGTTGTCTCATGACTATGGAGATATTGTTGCTCAGGAGCTGTTGTATAG GTACAAGCAGAATCGATCTGGCCGGCTTACCATAAAGAGTCTCTGTCTGTCAAATGGAG GTATCTTTCCTGAGACTCACCGTCCTCTTCTTCTCCAAAAG CTCCTCAAAGATGGAGGCGTGCTCTCGCCTGTCCTCACGCGGCTCATGAACTTCTTTGTGTTCTCTCGAGG TCTCACTCCAGTCTTCGGTCCGTACACTCGACCCTCTGAGAGTGAGCTGTGGGACATGTGGGCTGGGATCCGCAACAATGATGGGAACTTGGTCATCGACAG TCTCTTACAGTACATCAATCAAAGGCAGAAATTCAGAAGACGCTGGGTGGGAGCACTTGCTTCTGTGACCATCCCCA tTCATTTTATCTATGGGCCATTGGATCCTATAAATCCCTATCCAGAGTTTCTGGAGCTGTACAG GAAAACGCTGCCGCGGTCCACAGTGTCGATTCTGGATGACCACATTAGCCACTACCCACAGCTAGAGGATCCCATGGGCTTCTTGAATGCATATATGGGCTTCATCAACTCCTTCTGA
- the Mest gene encoding mesoderm-specific transcript homolog protein isoform X2 produces MREWWVQVGLLAVPLLAAYLHIPPPQLSPALHSWKTSGKFFTYKGLRIFYQDSAGVVGSPEIVVLLHGFPTSSYDWYKIWEGLTLRFHRVIALDFLGFGFSDKPRPHQYSIFEQASIVESLLRHLGLQNRRINLLSHDYGDIVAQELLYRYKQNRSGRLTIKSLCLSNGGIFPETHRPLLLQKLLKDGGVLSPVLTRLMNFFVFSRGLTPVFGPYTRPSESELWDMWAGIRNNDGNLVIDSLLQYINQRQKFRRRWVGALASVTIPIHFIYGPLDPINPYPEFLELYRKTLPRSTVSILDDHISHYPQLEDPMGFLNAYMGFINSF; encoded by the exons ATGAGGGAGTGGTGGGTCCAAGTGGGGCTACTGGCCGTGCCCTTGCTGGCTGCGTACCTGCACATCCCACCTCCTCAGCTCTCCCCTGCTCTGCACTCATGGAAGACATCGGGCAAGTTTTTCACCTACAAGGGACTTCGCATCTTCTATCAAG aCTCCGCTGGTGTTGTTGGAAGCCCTGAGATAGTTGTGCTTTTACATGGTTTTCCAACATCCAGCTACGACTGGTACAAG ATCTGGGAAGGTCTGACTCTGAGGTTTCATCGAGTGATTGCCCTTGACTTCTTAGGCTTTGGCTTCAGTGACAAACCG CGACCACATCAGTATTCCATATTTGAGCAAGCTAGCATTGTGGAGTCCCTTCTTCGTCACCTGGGACTCCAGAACCGCAGAATCAACCTGTTGTCTCATGACTATGGAGATATTGTTGCTCAGGAGCTGTTGTATAG GTACAAGCAGAATCGATCTGGCCGGCTTACCATAAAGAGTCTCTGTCTGTCAAATGGAG GTATCTTTCCTGAGACTCACCGTCCTCTTCTTCTCCAAAAG CTCCTCAAAGATGGAGGCGTGCTCTCGCCTGTCCTCACGCGGCTCATGAACTTCTTTGTGTTCTCTCGAGG TCTCACTCCAGTCTTCGGTCCGTACACTCGACCCTCTGAGAGTGAGCTGTGGGACATGTGGGCTGGGATCCGCAACAATGATGGGAACTTGGTCATCGACAG TCTCTTACAGTACATCAATCAAAGGCAGAAATTCAGAAGACGCTGGGTGGGAGCACTTGCTTCTGTGACCATCCCCA tTCATTTTATCTATGGGCCATTGGATCCTATAAATCCCTATCCAGAGTTTCTGGAGCTGTACAG GAAAACGCTGCCGCGGTCCACAGTGTCGATTCTGGATGACCACATTAGCCACTACCCACAGCTAGAGGATCCCATGGGCTTCTTGAATGCATATATGGGCTTCATCAACTCCTTCTGA